In Capsicum annuum cultivar UCD-10X-F1 chromosome 7, UCD10Xv1.1, whole genome shotgun sequence, one genomic interval encodes:
- the LOC107869768 gene encoding probable aquaporin TIP1-2, which translates to MPIVIGNLKEATHPDTLKAAVAEFISMLTYIFAAEGFAASSRLTSGESTVQSGLIAAAINHSFALYVAVLMATNKSGGHVNPAVTFGAFIGGHITLYRSVLYWIAQLLGSVVACLLLKYSVGDGEVSSFPPTLRNAVVFEIVTTFGLVYTVYATSIDPKRSNSCVIIAPIAVGFTVCANILSGGTLFGAAMNPAGLFGQAIVSWTWNNHWVHWLGTFVGAAIASLVYETIFITNKSDDDWPLPIIICGTNSTEGNSIESLRQKFLPC; encoded by the coding sequence ATGCCAATTGTCATTGGAAATTTGAAAGAGGCTACCCATCCTGATACCCTGAAGGCTGCCGTAGCTGAATTCATTTCCATGCTTACTTATATTTTCGCCGCTGAAGGCTTTGCCGCATCATCTAGGTTGACGAGCGGCGAATCAACAGTGCAATCCGGGCTGATTGCTGCCGCGATAAACCATTCATTTGCTCTTTATGTAGCAGTTTTAATGGCCACAAACAAATCTGGGGGTCATGTTAACCCTGCTGTCACCTTTGGCGCCTTTATTGGAGGTCACATTACCTTATATAGGAGTGTTTTATATTGGATTGCTCAATTGCTTGGTTCTGTCGTGGCTTGCTTGCTCCTCAAGTATTCCGTTGGTGATGGGGAAGTATCATCATTCCCTCCTACACTACGCAATGCAGTTGTTTTTGAGATAGTGACGACATTTGGGCTTGTTTACACAGTTTATGCAACTTCTATTGACCCCAAGAGAAGTAACTCATGTGTGATCATTGCCCCAATTGCAGTTGGTTTCACTGTTTGTGCCAACATTTTGTCTGGTGGTACCCTTTTTGGTGCAGCAATGAACCCTGCCGGGCTCTTTGGTCAAGCAATTGTCAGCTGGACATGGAATAACCACTGGGTCCACTGGCTTGGTACATTCGTTGGTGCTGCCATAGCTTCCTTGGTCTATGAAACCATCTTCATTACCAATAAATCTGATGATGACTGGCCGCTACCTATTATCATCTGTGGGACCAACTCCACTGAAGGAAATTCAATTGAATCCCTCCGTCAAAAATTTCTACCATGCTAA